From Microbacterium sp. 10M-3C3:
TCCTCATCGCCGCGATCATCTCACTCGCGCCCGTCGTCCTGTCGTTCTTCATCCGCAAGCCCGCCGACCAGGAAGTCCCTGAGGGCGCCGAAGTGCGCGGATCGACCGCGTGACTCCGGGTCGGTTCGACGGCTCCGTCCGCGTCGCGTTCCGCACGACGGCGATCGTCGAGGCGTTCAGTTGGCTCGCCCTGCTCACCGCGCTTGTGGTCAAGTACCCGCTGCAGGGATCGCCGCACGGTGTGACCGTCGCCGGGTGGGTGCACGGCATCGCCTGGATCGCGTTCGTGATCGCGTGCCTCGCCGCCGCCATCCGATTCCGCTGGGCGTGGTGGGTGACGCTGCTGGGACTGGTGATGTCGGTGCTGCCGTTCCTCACTGTGCCGTTCGACATCTGGATGGAGCGCACGCGCCGCCTGGGAAAGTCCGGTCGTGCGTGGACCGTCACCGTTGCAGGCCGTTCCCCGGCGAGGAGCGTGGGCTCGGTCACCGCGTCGGAGGTCAGCACGGTGCCACGGTCGAGCACCGGCCCATACTGGTCGATCACGAGCTGCAGCGCCGCGTCATGCAGCGGGTGACCGGGCGCGAGCAGTTCGGCGCGGGGCGTGCCCTGAACGTCGATGGTGGCGGCGTCGAAGGTGATGCGCTCGTAGCGGCGGGCGACGGGTGCGCGCCCGGCGCGTTCGCGGATGCTCGCGGGGACGTGGGTGATCTCGTAGCGGCCCTTCTCGCGCCGCTCGATGCGTCCGCTCGCGCGGTCGAAGGCTTCGAGGAAGGCGTCGCGGATGAAGTGCGGCTGGAGGCGCTTGGCCTTGGCGTCCTCCATTTGGCGGCGCAGCTCCTCCAGGTCGGTGGGCGCGAGGGCTTCGCTGGCGAGGGCTTCGTCGTCGAGCAGTTCCTGGAGCCCGGCGGAGACGCCCTCGTCGATGACCGCCCACATCTTCGCCTTCACGTCGGGCTGCTCGCCGTAGCGGATCGCGTCGCGCAGCACGCGGGTCAGCGACAGGTCGCCGAGGGAGGTGCCGAGCACGTTGAAGATCTCGCCGTCGTAGGCGGCGCGCTGCTCTTCGATCTTGTCGAGCAGGCGGATGAACACCTCGCCCTCGCGGGTGTCCTCGGCGACGAGGTTCCACAGTCGGCACACCTCGGTCTGGCCGATGCGGTGGATGCGACCGAATCGCTGCTCGATGCGGTTCGGGTTCCACGGCAGGTCGTAGTTCACCATCAGATGCGCGGCCTGGAGGTTCAGGCCCTCCCCCGCGGCGTCGGTGGCGATGAGGATCTGCACCTCGGGGTTCGAGGTGAACTCGGCCGTGATGCGGCGTCGCTCGTAACGGGGAACACCACCGTGAATCGCGACCACGGCCTCGCGCCTGCCCAGGAGCTGCGTGATGCGCCGCTCCAGGTAGATCAGGGTGTCACGGTGCTCGGTGAAGACGATGAGCTTGCGCGGCTTGCCGTCCGGCGTCGTGAGCACCTGGCTCTCGATCACACCGCGCAACTCGCGCCACTTCACGTCCTGCTGCGAGTCCAGCAGCCTGCGGGCGTGCTCGGTCAATCGGCGCAGGTCCGCGATCTTGGTCTCCAGCTCGGCCGCGGTGCGCGCTGCGGTCGCCGCGTCGACAAGTTCCTCCTCGGCCTCCTCCAGCTCGGCCGCGTCGAGTTCGTCGGTGTCGAAGTCGCCGCTGTCGGGGTCGTCGCCGAGCAGCGAGGCGGGGGCTTCGCGCGGCGGGGCGTCGAGGATGCCGTCGAGCAGGTCGGCGCGGGTGCGCTCCAGCCGGTCGGTGCGGCGGCGCAGCGACTGGAAGATCGCCTCCGGGCTGGACGCGAGACGCCGCTGGAGGACCGTGAGCGCGAAGCCGACCGTGTTCTTCCGCTTGCCCTCCAGCCGGTCGGCGAGGTTCATCCCGTTGCGGACGTACTCGGTGACCTCTTCGTAGAGGTACTGCTCGTCGGGCGACAGCCGGTAGGAGGCGGTCTCGGCGATCCGCTCGGGGAACAGCGGACGCCCCTCGAAGGTGACCAGCTTCTCCTTCAACATGCGCCTCATCAGCCCGTCGGCGGTGCCGGTCTGCGCATGCCGGTCGCCGGGACCGGCAAAGCGATTCGCGGTCGAGCAGCGAGAGGAAGGTCTGGAAGTCCTCCTCCTTGCCGTTGTGCGGCGTCGCCGTCATCAGCAGGAAGTGCCGGGCGCGCTCGCTCAGCAGCTCGCCGAGCTGGAACCGCTTCGACGCCTTCAGCTCGCCACTGAACCAGGACGCGCTCATCCGGTGCGCCTCGTCCACGACCACGAGGTCGAACTCGGCCTGCTCGATCTGTTCCAGCAGCACTTCATTCCGGGCGAGCTGATCCATTCGCGCGATGAGCAGCCGCTTCTGCTCGAACACGCTCTTTCCCGGTGCGGTGTCCTCCGCGCCGGGCGCGAGAATCTCGAACTCCAAGCCGAACTTCAGCGCCAGCTCGTCCTGCCACTGCTCCACCAGCCCGCCGGGGGCCACCACAAGACAGGTGCGCACGTCGTCCCGGAGGATCAGTTCCTTGATATAGAGCCCGGCCATGATCGTCTTGCCCGCGCCGGGGTCGTCCGCCAGCAGGAACCGCAGCGGCGTGCGCGGCAGCAGCTCCCCGTACACCGCGCGGATCTGATGCGGCAACGGCTGCACGTCGCTCGTCGCCACCGCCAGCATCGGATCATGCAGCCCCGCGAGCATGATGCGCTGCGCCTCAGCAGCCAGCCGGAAATTGCGCGGATCGGCATCGAAGGGACGGCCGGACTCCAGGTGCGGCGCGATCTTCGCCTCGTCCTCACGGAAGAGCACGACCTGCCCGAGCGCCCCGTTGTCGTCCTGGTAGGTCACCTCGACCGCGTTCGCGCCGTGCATCTGCGCCGCCAGCACCGTGACGGCGCGCCCCGGCACGATGCCTGCTAGCCGCGCAGTCGCGGCGATGTCCTCTAGCCGCACGGCGACCCTTCCGACTCGAAACTCGACTTCGAGACTACCGACGAGTGCCGACGTTCAAGACGGGACGTGCGCAGTGAGCCAGGCGTTCACCGCGCTCTGCCATCGGTCGTGGTCAGAGTTCCAAGAGAGCGTATGACCGGCCTCGAAGACTTCCAGCGAAACAAGGTCAGGCCGAGAATCTCGGAGTGCTTGTGAGAGCTGTATCGGCACGGAGTCGTCGTGGGTGCCGTGAAGGATGAGCGTGGGCGCGGTGAGTTCCTCGGCACGAACCGTCCAGTCGAAGGATCGGAGCGGGATGCGCTCGGGCAGGCCGACCATCCGGGCCAGCGGGCGGAGCGTCAGCCACGGGATCGCGAGGCTCCCCGCGGCTGAGGGGAGTCCGCTGCGGGTGCAGTTCGCCTTGATGACTTCGGTCCAGTCGAGCACAGGCGAGTCGAGCACGAGACCGGCGATGCTGCGTCGATATGACGGGTGGTGAGCGAGCTGGAGCGCGATGGCCGCGCCCATCGACCATCCGAACAGCACGACCTGTCGGGCTCCGTGCCGCATCGCGTACTCGACAGCGGCCGCGGCGTCGTCGACCTCAGTGAAGCCGAGTGTTGAGCGACCGTTGCCGACTTTCGGGCCTTCGCCGTCGGCTCGGTAGCTGATGACGAGCGAGGTGTGGCCGCGCTCGGTCGCGGCGAGCACGCCGCGAAGGGTTCCGGCCCGGACGCTGCCGAGGCCATGAAGGTGGATCGCCCACGTTGACCTGGCACCGTCGCCGTCGATGCGCCAGGCTGGGGCAGGCCCCGCGCGGGTGTCGATGGTGATGTCGTGTGCATGAAGGCTGGCGTCGTGCGGTGTCGCGTAGTAGATGCCGCTCCAGGAGACGTGATCGCCAGCCCTGAGAGTGAGCCCCGATGCCGTGCTCGTCACCCGTCGTGCGATCAGAGTCGGTCCACGGTCGAGCACTTCCTCGGAGAGTTGCGCCCAGCCTCCGTTCTCGAACCAGAGGTTGTAAGCGCCTTCGGCTGCGGTCTGGGGAGTTCGGTCGAGCACAATGAGACAGGCGTCGCCGTCGTATTCCACTTCGCGGACGATCAGATCGTATCTTCGCGTGCTGGGGGCCGTCAGCCGCCGCGCGATCGCCCATCCGACACCCAACGCGCCTGCCGCAACGAGTCCGGCACCTAGCGCGACCCGTCGCATCACGAACTGCCCCCCTGGTCGACCCGGCTTCCTGGCGAAGCGGTGGTCCGTGTCGCCCTCGTGTCGAGTCCGAGGAGGTGGCTCTCGGCGCGATTCAGTAGGGCGCGCTCTGCTGCGCTGATGTCGAAGGTGACGCGCGGGTCGATCATCGCGTCGCGGATCTCAACGATCTCTCGGTGTAGACGGCTCTCCAAGTCATCCGCCCTCGCAGCGAGCGGGTCTGCTTGGCTCAGCCCAGGCCGCACGAGGGACGCCCGCTTCCAGAGAGGCTCCAACTGTGTCGCGAGGCCGACGGTGTGCTTCCGGCGCATGTCGTGCTGTGCGCGGCGGACGGCAGGCTGCGCGGCGAAGCCCGCGCATAGGAAAAGGAACGCGAGTAGAGAGAGCGGTTCGTAGGCGGGTTGGACGGCGCGCATGAGATCGAGATGTCCTGTGACGTGTGCGACGTCCATGATGAGCACGGCCAGGCACAGCGCGCCGCCGAACGCCGATCCCAGGCTCAGCAGAGCCGCGGGGAGACGCTGGATGCCGGAGCTGCGCAGATACTGCCGCGCGGCGAGGATCATCATCGTCGTGATTACGAGGAAGAAGTAGCTGAAGTTGATGATCGAGTAGGCCGCTGCTGCGGGTTGCGCGCCGAGGTCGATCATGAACCGAGTCGTGGTTGTGCCTCGGTCGATAAACACGAACGTCGTGGTGATCGCAAGAAGCGAGGTGAGGAGCACGGGGATGCCCACGGCGACCCGCACGAGCCTGGGGCGGTACTCGTCGGCCTTCATGACGCCTCGACCGAGAAAGAAGATCCCGGTCATCAGCAGCCCATCCGAAACGAGGGTCGTGACATTCGTCCCGCCAAGAAGCGGATCGGTGGCGAGGTAGATGGCGTCGACGTTCAGGGTCATTGCGACGGCAATCGTGAAGGAAGCGTAGGTGATGCTTCGATCCGCCCGTTTGCGGCGGAAGATGAGCAGGCTCGCCACGAGCGCCCACATGAGCGTCGCGACGAGCGCCTGGATCACCCGAAAATCTCCGAATAGCGGGACTCGGCGAACACCGATCCTCGGATGCCCGCGGCCAGCCGATCTGCGAGCGACTCGGCGGCGATCTCCGTCTCACTGTCGATGTCCTGTCGCTTGAGCAGGCGTCCGCGCGTGTGAGGAGGGATGTTGGGCAGCAAGACGTCCCCGGCTGTGCAATCGTCGCCCTCCGTGTGACCGAGGATCATGTGGGCCAACTCGTGAAGGACGAACTGCTGGCGGTGCAGTGCAGAGTCGCTGCGTGCGTGGAGCACGAAGTCCTCGGTGTCGGTGACCAGCCAGAGCGCACAGATGCCGTCGCGGGTGTCGAGGTCGGCGAGCTCGACGACGCGGAGCCTACGATGGCGCCGTTCCTGTATGGCCTGGAGAAGGTGCGCAAGCGTGAATCTGCTGCCGAGCCGCAGATCGGAGACGGCGGCCGTTACGGTTTCTTCGGTGTTCACGTTTACCCCCTCTCGGCCGAGCACTACTGGCCTCGGCTCCGTGGTGCGCGACACCCGTCAGTGCTCGGGTGTTCGCATCATTTCCTCGTCCAGGAACTTGCCGATGGCTTGGAGCGCCTTCGGCGAGATATCGCCGAGTGTGCGTGCAGCGTAGGACTTCACCTTCGCTGCACGCATCGCGCGCACGAGGTCGAGCTGGGCGGAGACCTTCTCCGGGGTTGCCACGCCGCTCTCCCCCGCAAGAAAGGCAGCATCAACGTCGAAGAAGTCCGCGAGTCCCTCGAAGACTGCAGTGTCCTGAACGTATCGGTGGCCGTTGACCATGTACGTCCATCGTGATCGAGACAGGCTGATGCCACGCTGTCTCAGATACTCCGCGATCTGCGAGTAGGTCGGTTCGGAGCCGGACTCGGCGACAGCGACATCCATCAGAAGTCGCAGGCGTTTGGCGAGGTCGTCAGCCGCAGCCTGACTTTCGTCTTCAGTCATCGTCGCTGACCCCCCTTCCCTTCGGGAGGGCGAAGGCATCGACGTAGCCCAGGCCCAAGGGTAGTTGTGCATGCTCAATCTACCCGTTGAGCATGCACAAATCAACCGTTGCGCATGCTCAACGTGCGGTGTTAGAACGGAGTCTCGGGAGAGTTTTGAGCATGCTCAACGGGGTTTCCCGACGAGCGGGAGGAGACGATTCCATGAGCACAGCGACCCGCAGCCTGACCGCGTTGCCCATCGGACGGCAACCGTCTCTTGGGAACCCCGGCGCACCTGATCGACAAGAGCCCCACGGCTCACGCCCAGGCGAGAGGAGGTGCCGAGATGACGATACCGGAAGCCTCGCGCGGAGAGCGCCAGCCTATGGATGCCGCCGCCCTGCTCGCCTCGCTCACCGGGCTGTCGCCGAGCGCCGCAGCGTGTCGCTACGCCGAGGCAGGCATCCCGGTCTTTCCCTGCGTCACAGGAGGCAAGCGCCCGCTGACCAAACGGGGATTCCACGAGGCGAGCACCGAACCGCGCCAGGTCGCTCGCTGGTGGGCGCGTTGGCCGCGCGCCAACATCGGGATGCCGACGGGTCAGATCTCCGGGCTGGAGGTCGTGGATGTCGACGTGCACGGGGCGATCCGCGGCTTCGCAGCGTTCGAGCTGGCCCGGCGCGAGGGGCTGACGGATCGCTGGGCCGCGTTCATCCGCACGCCCTCGGGCGGAGTCCATGCCTACTACCCGGCCGACCCCGAGCTGGTGCAGCCGTCCTGGCAGGTGGCGCGTGCTGGCATCGACTTCCGGGGATCGGGCGGCTACGTCATCGTGCCGCCCTCGATCATCGCCACCGATGCGGGGCCGAGTGCGTATGCCCTCATCGGCTCCGGGCGAGGCGACGCGGTTCCCGTCGATGCCCGCGCGCTACGGCAGTTCCTCGATCCGCGACCGGCGCGCCCGATGCCCGTCATCCCTGTCGAGCGAACGGACGACATTGACGTGGAGCGGATCGCCCGCTGGGTCGGAATGCGCGGCGAGGGCGAGCGCAACCGCGGCCTGTTCTGGGCCTCGTGTCGACTCATCGAGGCGGGTATCCCGCCCGACCGCGTGCGTGCCGCGCTGGGGCCGGCTGCCGAGCGCGCAGGCTTGCCCACGCCGGAGATCGAGACGACGATCCGCTCGGCGCACCGCGTAGCGAGGGGCGCACAATCCGCGCCTACCGCCAGTTCCGTGCCCAGCCATGCAGCTCAGCCTTCATCGGGTCAGGTGCTCTCGTGATCCCCGGCAGCACGCAGCAGCCGCGCGGGCGGATCGCCGTGTGGACGGCGGTAGCTGGGACCGTATTCATCGCCGCAGCCGCCTTCTGGCTGTCGTTCACGGCGCTCGCCGACCTCGCGCGACGCTCCGGCGTCGATGAGAGCCAGGCGTGGGCATGGCCGCTCATCGTGGACGGCATCATCGTCGTCGCCACGGTGTCCGTCGTCGCGCTCGCGGGGCAACGTGCCGCCTGGTATCCGTGGCTCCTGCTCATGGCCGGTGCCGCGGTCTCGGTCGCCGCCAACGCGATCCACGCGGTCGTCGCCGCTGACGCCGACGTTCCTTCGGCCCTCGCAGGATCGGTCGCCGCAGTACCGCCGCTCGTGCTGCTGGCGATCACTCACCTGACGGTGGTGCTCACTCGACGGTTCCGTGGAGAGCCGTTGACGCAGACGGCCGAGTTGGTCTCGAGCGCGGTCGAGTACCTGTCGCCGGAACCGTCTGCGCACCTTGCTCCTAGAGAACTCGCCCTGCGACTGAAGGAGGACGGCATGACGAACACCGCCATCGCTCGCGCGACCGGGGTGCATCCGTCCACGGTCGGCCGCTGGCTGGCGACGCCCGCGCTCTCCGCCGCATCGGAAGGAGGCGCGCTGTGAACGATGAGTTGCCGGAGGACGAGCACGCGCGTCGGCTTGCCGATGTCCTCCACACGCTGAAGCCGACTCCGAGCGAGGCTGCCGAGATCTCGGAGCTGGCGCGCCACACGGACCCGTGGCTCGCCGCGCAGAGGTGGCGAGGCGGCCACCCACTCCTGGAGCGGCTGAGCGCAGAGCACGACCGCAGCCAGGTCGTGTGGGTGCGCCCGACCGAGCTGCTCCCATCCGCCTCGGCCCGCATGATCGGGCGCAGCATCGACCTGCGCACCGAACTGGCGCGCCGCGTCGAGGAACGTCGGCAGACCTCGCCGCAGGCAACTCCGGTGACCCGGCCCGGCATCAGGGGGCGTGCCCAGGGCATCGCGCCGCTCTCCGCGTTCGGGCAGTCGCCCGCGCACCAGTCCTCTGTCAGCCGCGACCCGCTCCGCCGCCTGTGAGCGCGCCATGTCTGCCCAGGCCGCTCCCACGTCGTTCCGCACCCCGGAGGGACTGCGCGCGCTCCTGGAGCGTCTTCACGACGATGGGAAAGGCGCGTGGCGGCGCGACGTGGATGTCGCGGCGCTCATGGAGTACACGGCGGGTCGGTACGCGAGCCTCGCGCGAAAGCACGGCCTCGACCCGTGGGAGGCGGCGAGCGCCGCGTTCGACGCGATGCGCACCCCGGCCGTGCGCAACGCGGAAGATCCGTGGGCCGTCGTCACCCGGGCCGTGCAGGTCACACTGATCGCCGAGGAACGGGGCAATGGGCTGCTGTGCTCGACGCATCAGGCACGCAGGCCGCAATACAGCGGCTTCCACGACCCGGAGCGGTTCAGCGACCGAGAGAACCCACTCACCGACTACCACGAAGCGTTGCAGGTCGCGCCCGCGGGTGAGGACGAGAACGAATCGGACGACGAGGCATCTGGCGTCGTCCGTGCAGTCGAGGACGCGATCAAGCTACTGGCGCTGCTCGACTGGCCGGAGCAGACGGCGCGCGCGGCCATCGAGCACATCTGCACTCGACTCGGCGACGCGCCGTCGCGGGCGAGCGCAGCGGAATCGCTTCGGCGAGACCCACACGCTCGGGCCGTGCTCGATCTGTCGTCGACGAGCTGGAACGCGCTGCTCCGTGCGATCCTCGGCAACCCCGATCCCGATCAGGCCCACACCGCCGTCGGCCGCGGCGTGCTGTTCCGCCTTCTTGTCGGCGAGCCCCTGCGTGCGCTGCTCACCGATGACGACCTCGTGCTGCTGCTCGGCCTGAACGCGCCCACTCTGGCGGGGGCGAGGTGAGCACATGGCGGCGAGCACCGGGCACATCGAGCTGGAACGCACCATCGACTCCATCGTCGTCGGCAGCCGTCATCGCATGGAGCTGGGCGACATCGACGCACTCGCAGCATCCATCGAACGTGACGGACTTCTCCAGCCTCCGACCGTGACACCGGACGGCGTGCTCGTGTGCGGCGCTCGACGCATCGCGGCGCTGCGCAAGCTCGGCCATAAGAAGGTCAACGTCTTCGTGCGCTCCGGGATCAGCGACCGGCTCCAGAGGCTCATGGCCGAGCAGGCCGACAACGTGCTCCACAAGCCATTCACGCAGACCGAGGCCGCGGCGCTGTACCGCGAGCTGAAGACGCTCATGGCCGAGGACGCCGCTCGTCGTCAGGCGGCGACGCAGTTCGGTGCTGGCGGGAAGATCGCCGGAACGAGCGGTGGTGCCGTCACGGCACCACCGCTGATCGGCGCTCCGGGCAAGTCCCGCGCGCAGGCTGCGCTCATGGTCACCGGGCGCAAGTCGTACACGAGCCTGGAACAGATCAACGACCTCCAGCGGATCGCCAATGACCCCCGACAGCCGGAGGATGTGCGCGGCTTCGCCCGCTCAGAACTCGACGCCATCGACCGCGGCTCGTCGATCACCACGGCGCACGCCCGCACGATCGCCATGCTGGCGATCCCGCAGGAGGAACCCGAACCACCCGGCGAGCTGGAGTTGCTCGCACAGGAGGCGCTGGAGCGCGCGAAGCAAGGGCGCAAGCGAGGCCCGGCACCCGGACCAGCGTCGAGCGCCGTGCCGGTTCGCTATCCGGTGCGGGCGTTCACCCTCACCTGGAGCGACCTCGATCAGTGGTGGTCACACTACGACCCTGCTGAGGTCGGCACCGCGCTGAGTGATGACCAGTGGGAGCACTTCGAGACGATCCTCGACGCTACCGTCCGTTTCTTCGACGCGGCCCGCGCCGCCCGAACCGCCCTCCAACGTCTCGCCAAGGAGAGTGCCTGATGCCGCAGACTCGCTTCCCTCGTCGCCTCATGATCCTCCTGATCGTCGGTGCCGCCGTGCTTGCCGTCCTCGTCGGAGTCGGGCTCTACGGGTTGCTGCTCGCGCCTCGATCCGAGCCTTCGCCGGGCGGCAGCTCCACGAGCGACCCACCAGGCGCTTCCACCAGCGCACCGTCCCCGACATCGAGCACGCCGCCCGTCGTCCGTGAGTCCGACGACCCCGAGAGGTTCGCGCGAGCCGTCGCCATCGCGCTGTTCACATGGGACACCGCGACCGAGTTCGGGCCGACCGACTATGCGCAAGTCATCGTGGATGTGGGCGACCCCTCCGGCAATGAGACCGCCGGGCTCGCCTCTGACGTGCGCACCTATCTCCCGACCGCGGACGCCTGGGCGC
This genomic window contains:
- a CDS encoding helicase-related protein — encoded protein: MLKEKLVTFEGRPLFPERIAETASYRLSPDEQYLYEEVTEYVRNGMNLADRLEGKRKNTVGFALTVLQRRLASSPEAIFQSLRRRTDRLERTRADLLDGILDAPPREAPASLLGDDPDSGDFDTDELDAAELEEAEEELVDAATAARTAAELETKIADLRRLTEHARRLLDSQQDVKWRELRGVIESQVLTTPDGKPRKLIVFTEHRDTLIYLERRITQLLGRREAVVAIHGGVPRYERRRITAEFTSNPEVQILIATDAAGEGLNLQAAHLMVNYDLPWNPNRIEQRFGRIHRIGQTEVCRLWNLVAEDTREGEVFIRLLDKIEEQRAAYDGEIFNVLGTSLGDLSLTRVLRDAIRYGEQPDVKAKMWAVIDEGVSAGLQELLDDEALASEALAPTDLEELRRQMEDAKAKRLQPHFIRDAFLEAFDRASGRIERREKGRYEITHVPASIRERAGRAPVARRYERITFDAATIDVQGTPRAELLAPGHPLHDAALQLVIDQYGPVLDRGTVLTSDAVTEPTLLAGERPATVTVHARPDFPRRRVRSIQMSNGTVRNGSTDITSPSSVTHHAQRNRMAAARHAITNAIQAMPCTHPATVTPCGDPCSGYLTTSAVSRASQLNASTIAVVRNATRTEPSNRPGVTRSIRALRRPQGLPGRRACG
- a CDS encoding alpha/beta fold hydrolase, which produces MRRVALGAGLVAAGALGVGWAIARRLTAPSTRRYDLIVREVEYDGDACLIVLDRTPQTAAEGAYNLWFENGGWAQLSEEVLDRGPTLIARRVTSTASGLTLRAGDHVSWSGIYYATPHDASLHAHDITIDTRAGPAPAWRIDGDGARSTWAIHLHGLGSVRAGTLRGVLAATERGHTSLVISYRADGEGPKVGNGRSTLGFTEVDDAAAAVEYAMRHGARQVVLFGWSMGAAIALQLAHHPSYRRSIAGLVLDSPVLDWTEVIKANCTRSGLPSAAGSLAIPWLTLRPLARMVGLPERIPLRSFDWTVRAEELTAPTLILHGTHDDSVPIQLSQALRDSRPDLVSLEVFEAGHTLSWNSDHDRWQSAVNAWLTAHVPS
- a CDS encoding DUF6545 domain-containing protein, whose translation is MIQALVATLMWALVASLLIFRRKRADRSITYASFTIAVAMTLNVDAIYLATDPLLGGTNVTTLVSDGLLMTGIFFLGRGVMKADEYRPRLVRVAVGIPVLLTSLLAITTTFVFIDRGTTTTRFMIDLGAQPAAAAYSIINFSYFFLVITTMMILAARQYLRSSGIQRLPAALLSLGSAFGGALCLAVLIMDVAHVTGHLDLMRAVQPAYEPLSLLAFLFLCAGFAAQPAVRRAQHDMRRKHTVGLATQLEPLWKRASLVRPGLSQADPLAARADDLESRLHREIVEIRDAMIDPRVTFDISAAERALLNRAESHLLGLDTRATRTTASPGSRVDQGGSS
- a CDS encoding bifunctional DNA primase/polymerase translates to MDAAALLASLTGLSPSAAACRYAEAGIPVFPCVTGGKRPLTKRGFHEASTEPRQVARWWARWPRANIGMPTGQISGLEVVDVDVHGAIRGFAAFELARREGLTDRWAAFIRTPSGGVHAYYPADPELVQPSWQVARAGIDFRGSGGYVIVPPSIIATDAGPSAYALIGSGRGDAVPVDARALRQFLDPRPARPMPVIPVERTDDIDVERIARWVGMRGEGERNRGLFWASCRLIEAGIPPDRVRAALGPAAERAGLPTPEIETTIRSAHRVARGAQSAPTASSVPSHAAQPSSGQVLS
- a CDS encoding DUF2637 domain-containing protein; the protein is MIPGSTQQPRGRIAVWTAVAGTVFIAAAAFWLSFTALADLARRSGVDESQAWAWPLIVDGIIVVATVSVVALAGQRAAWYPWLLLMAGAAVSVAANAIHAVVAADADVPSALAGSVAAVPPLVLLAITHLTVVLTRRFRGEPLTQTAELVSSAVEYLSPEPSAHLAPRELALRLKEDGMTNTAIARATGVHPSTVGRWLATPALSAASEGGAL
- a CDS encoding ParB N-terminal domain-containing protein, which produces MAASTGHIELERTIDSIVVGSRHRMELGDIDALAASIERDGLLQPPTVTPDGVLVCGARRIAALRKLGHKKVNVFVRSGISDRLQRLMAEQADNVLHKPFTQTEAAALYRELKTLMAEDAARRQAATQFGAGGKIAGTSGGAVTAPPLIGAPGKSRAQAALMVTGRKSYTSLEQINDLQRIANDPRQPEDVRGFARSELDAIDRGSSITTAHARTIAMLAIPQEEPEPPGELELLAQEALERAKQGRKRGPAPGPASSAVPVRYPVRAFTLTWSDLDQWWSHYDPAEVGTALSDDQWEHFETILDATVRFFDAARAARTALQRLAKESA